The proteins below come from a single Papaver somniferum cultivar HN1 chromosome 11, ASM357369v1, whole genome shotgun sequence genomic window:
- the LOC113322775 gene encoding putative protein phosphatase 2C 53, producing the protein MSIAVANSPVFSPSRGVSSIFSNTSSASPRRLSSPSPCGSPCGRQSSSSPFRLKLQKSPIGCGGLLRVCSNNSNKDVVNSVSKATATSPVLKRKRPPMMISIPPVVSLSFDMEKDSEVKVVVESEVERENYGVYCKKGRRAAMEDRYSAVVDLQGDPKQGFFGVFDGHGGAKAAEFAAENMDKYIMSEVTRRGGEEIVEAVKDGYLTADSEFLKEDLRGGTCCVTALIRNGDLIVSNAGDCRAVMSRGGIAEALTSDHRPSREDEKERIESKGGYVDFCHGVLRLQGSLAVSRGIGDRHLKEWVIPEPETKVLRIDPDCEFLLLASDGLWDKVSNQEAVDMARPFCIDTVKTTPLSACKKLADMAISRGSVDDVSVMLIQLERFV; encoded by the exons atgtcGATTGCAGTAGCAAATTCGCCGGTGTTCTCACCGTCAAGAGGAGTTTCATCGATCTTTAGCAACACATCATCGGCATCACCGCGTAGATTATCATCGCCGTCGCCATGTGGTTCTCCGTGCGGCagacaatcatcatcatcaccgttTAGATTGAAACTACAGAAATCACCGATCGGTTGCGGTGGATTACTACGTGTTTGTAGTAACAACAGCAACAAGGATGTTGTGAATTCTGTTTCGAAAGCTACGGCGACTAGTCCGGTTTTGAAGAGGAAGAGACCACCGATGATGATTAGTATACCGCCGGTTGTGTCGTTGAGTTTTGATATGGAGAAGGATAGTGAAGTGAAGGTGGTGGTGGAGAGTGAAGTGGAGAGGGAAAATTATGGTGTTTATTGTAAGAAAGGAAGGAGAGCTGCTATGGAAGATAGGTATTCAGCGGTTGTTGATTTACAAGGGGATCCTAAACag GGCTTCTTTGGTGTTTTCGATGGGCATGGAGGTGCAAAAGCTGCAGAATTTGCAGCAGAAAACATGGATAAGTATATTATGAGTGAAGTAACAAGAAGAGGAGGAGAGGAGATTGTTGAAGCTGTAAAAGATGGTTATCTTACTGCAGATTCAGAATTTCTGAAAGAGGACCTTCGTGGGGGCACTTGCTGTGTGACCGCATTGATTAGAAACGGTGATCTTATTGTTTCAAATGCCGGGGATTGTCGCGCTGTTATGAGTAGAGGAGGGATTGCGGAGGCCCTCACATCTGATCATCGTCCTTCAagggaagatgaaaaagaaaGGATTGAATCCAAG GGTGGATATGTGGATTTCTGCCATGGTGTATTGAGATTACAAGGTTCTCTTGCTGTATCAAGAGGGATAGGTGATAGACATCTTAAGGAATGGGTAATACCTGAACCAGAGACTAAAGTTCTTAGGATTGACCCAGATTGTGAGTTCTTACTCCTCGCCTCCGATGGTTTATGGGATAAG GTGAGTAACCAAGAGGCTGTAGATATGGCTCGGCCTTTTTGTATAGATACCGTGAAGACAACACCATTATCAGCTTGCAAAAAGCTTGCAGACATGGCAATATCGCGAGGATCAGTAGATGATGTAAGTGTCATGTTGATCCAATTGGAGAGATTCGTTTGA